ACACGAGGTAAATCGAAAAAACTTGGGTCAAGTTGGATTTCGCATAGATAGCCGTGCGTCACCTGAGGTGGCATTAATGGCCCACACAATCTGAACCAGCCGTCATGCGATTTTCCCATGAAATCAAAACCTTTTTCTTTAAAGGCCTCGATAACCTCAGTGACTATGGTAACGTCGCTCATCCTGCTTTCGTTCTCCCCACAAGCTCGCTAGGCCCAGCCGCTGCAGGTGCGGCTGCAATAGAGGCAGCCACCGAAACTATTTTCACACGGTCTGGTTCATTCGGAAAGCGCGGCCCAAACTCACTACACATCCAAATGCATGCTTGGGAGCAACTGCCCGCATCAATGGCGCCACGAAGAACCTTTTCGAAACCTTCGAAGGCTTTGACAGCTTCCTTAACACCATCTTTTCCAAGGCGATTTGTTAAAGACTCAGTTTCGTCGATAGGATTATTAACACCAGCAGCAAGACTTGCCGGCAATGCAGCCACTACATCCAATAAGGCAAGATCATCACGCCGGTCACGCTTTTCGAAAAGTGGAGCAGCTGCTGCCATCAGCAAAATGGAAGAAGGGCCGCCACTAGACCATTTCCAATCGCGAAACGCCTTGAGATAGCGGACCACGCGGCGAAACTGTTCCCCTTTAGCGTCGACCTCCCCAAGGAACCATTCTTTGACCGGCCTTGGATCTGATTTCATCCAATCGCACTCACGGTGAGCAAGGAGAACCTTGTCGCTTGGCAATGCAGTCCATACATCTCGCTCTGCTTTTCTTACCGCTTCGTCTAGCGTTGCATAGCCATAGCTCTCCATTGAAGCTTTTGCAAGAGTAACGAACTCCTTATCTGGGATAGCATACAGTGGGATATCAATGTGGGCATACGACGCAATAACAATACGTATGCATGT
This is a stretch of genomic DNA from Brenneria rubrifaciens. It encodes these proteins:
- a CDS encoding CBASS cGAMP synthase, whose product is MLNLSPLFFTTVNNESCMHDALDLSPEQRASIADVRTEVRNCLKTGIPRVLRAEGYTEDVPQPRFFTQGSWAYKTLNSPAKRPQQADVDDGCYLPLSFVSQTKRPSVAAAVFFAAAEEALRPLVEDNNWKLVTDKATCIRIVIASYAHIDIPLYAIPDKEFVTLAKASMESYGYATLDEAVRKAERDVWTALPSDKVLLAHRECDWMKSDPRPVKEWFLGEVDAKGEQFRRVVRYLKAFRDWKWSSGGPSSILLMAAAAPLFEKRDRRDDLALLDVVAALPASLAAGVNNPIDETESLTNRLGKDGVKEAVKAFEGFEKVLRGAIDAGSCSQACIWMCSEFGPRFPNEPDRVKIVSVAASIAAAPAAAGPSELVGRTKAG